Proteins found in one Verrucomicrobiota bacterium genomic segment:
- a CDS encoding efflux RND transporter periplasmic adaptor subunit — MTDALPSSLGVKRRKSSWSKWVGLLVVLGAGGAGAYWYFNRENSKPAEYRAAKISRGDITQTVTANGQLTPVKNVQVGSQISGTITEISADFNSKVKKGELIAKIDPATYERNLSQAEAELANATAAQELADLNFKRAKELFANKLISEADYNRAEVDLHQAQAIVKMRQANVERAKVDLERTRIFAPIDGIVISRNIEEGQTVAASFNTPTLFLIANDLAKMQIEAAVSEADVGGVQEGQPVNFTVEAYTRQFKGQVKQVRFAPITNQNVVTYTAIVEVDNPDLKLRPGMTATASIITSQKKDTLRVPNAAFRFRPPEGAIAKTSTNAVSSSGSSNQIQAPVATSGPFAGLPTPPWMDGERRRPTQEEREKYEASLTPEQRDQYRQIMDQMRARFAQGGGGGGFGGGGLGGGGPGLPAFGSASRTAQEGPRTQTVYVLEKEAGIGGGEEQVLRAVSVKTGITDGTNTEILEGLKEGEVVVTGLVTPEPSAMAMRPPGGGAFGGPFGGGPRRF; from the coding sequence ATGACCGATGCACTTCCGTCCTCGCTTGGTGTCAAGCGGCGCAAATCCTCCTGGTCAAAGTGGGTAGGCCTTTTGGTTGTTCTTGGCGCAGGGGGAGCCGGGGCATATTGGTATTTCAACAGGGAAAACAGCAAACCTGCCGAATACCGGGCTGCGAAAATCTCTCGGGGCGACATCACTCAGACCGTCACTGCCAACGGTCAACTGACGCCTGTGAAGAACGTGCAGGTGGGCAGCCAGATTTCAGGAACCATCACGGAAATCAGCGCAGACTTCAATTCCAAGGTCAAGAAAGGCGAGTTGATCGCCAAGATCGACCCCGCGACGTACGAGCGGAATCTTTCCCAGGCCGAAGCCGAACTCGCAAACGCCACGGCGGCGCAAGAACTCGCGGACCTTAACTTCAAACGTGCCAAAGAACTCTTCGCCAACAAACTCATTTCTGAGGCGGATTACAACCGCGCGGAAGTCGATTTGCACCAGGCCCAGGCAATTGTCAAAATGCGCCAGGCCAATGTCGAGCGCGCCAAAGTGGATCTGGAGCGGACGCGGATTTTTGCGCCCATTGACGGCATCGTGATCTCGCGCAACATCGAAGAAGGCCAGACGGTGGCCGCGAGCTTCAATACGCCGACGCTATTCCTCATCGCGAATGACCTGGCAAAAATGCAAATCGAGGCGGCCGTTTCGGAGGCGGACGTCGGAGGGGTTCAAGAAGGCCAGCCGGTCAATTTCACTGTCGAAGCGTACACACGTCAGTTCAAGGGGCAGGTGAAACAAGTCCGGTTTGCGCCTATCACAAATCAAAACGTCGTCACTTACACCGCCATCGTCGAGGTGGATAATCCTGATCTCAAGCTTCGCCCCGGTATGACGGCCACGGCGTCCATCATTACTTCACAGAAAAAGGACACGCTTCGCGTACCGAACGCGGCGTTTCGTTTCCGTCCACCTGAAGGCGCTATTGCGAAAACTTCGACCAATGCCGTCAGCAGCAGCGGGTCTTCCAATCAAATCCAGGCTCCAGTAGCCACCAGCGGCCCATTCGCTGGCCTGCCGACACCCCCGTGGATGGACGGCGAACGCCGCCGCCCGACCCAAGAGGAACGGGAGAAGTATGAAGCCTCTCTGACCCCGGAACAGCGCGACCAATATCGCCAAATCATGGATCAGATGCGCGCGCGTTTTGCCCAGGGCGGAGGGGGCGGAGGTTTTGGAGGTGGCGGCCTTGGCGGAGGTGGCCCGGGGCTTCCCGCGTTTGGGAGCGCCTCGCGCACCGCGCAGGAAGGACCGCGCACTCAAACCGTTTATGTGCTGGAGAAAGAAGCGGGAATTGGCGGCGGCGAGGAGCAAGTCTTGCGCGCCGTTTCGGTCAAAACAGGCATAACCGACGGAACGAACACGGAAATCCTCGAAGGCTTGAAAGAAGGCGAGGTGGTTGTGACCGGTCTCGTTACGCCTGAACCCTCCGCCATGGCGATGCGTCCGCCTGGAGGGGGGGCCTTCGGAGGCCCATTTGGCGGGGGCCCGCGGCGCTTTTAG
- a CDS encoding SDR family oxidoreductase — MPERFEGKRALITGGTGGIGSAIALAFAGQECNVTATGHTLEQIKRFPHLSSKVEARMLDVTDDNSIQEVIAGFHQLDILVNCAGTILRQNREHDPADFEKVIDVNLTGAMRLCAACRPLLARSRGCVLNIASMLSFFGSGFVPAYSASKGGLVQLTKSLAIAWAEDGIRVNAIAPGWIETAMTQPLRDDPARNRAILERTPMKRWGKPDDIAGAAVFLCSPQAAFITGAILPVDGGYSCT, encoded by the coding sequence ATGCCAGAGCGCTTCGAAGGAAAGAGAGCGTTAATTACCGGAGGAACCGGCGGGATTGGCAGTGCCATCGCGCTGGCCTTCGCCGGACAAGAATGCAACGTCACGGCGACTGGCCATACCCTCGAACAGATCAAGAGATTCCCTCACCTCAGTTCGAAGGTCGAGGCCCGAATGCTCGACGTGACCGACGATAATTCGATTCAAGAAGTGATCGCTGGATTCCACCAACTTGACATCCTGGTGAACTGCGCCGGGACGATCCTGCGCCAGAATCGCGAGCACGATCCGGCCGATTTCGAGAAAGTGATCGACGTCAATCTCACCGGCGCCATGCGCCTGTGCGCGGCATGCCGGCCGTTGCTGGCACGGAGCCGGGGTTGCGTGTTGAACATCGCGTCGATGCTGAGCTTCTTTGGCAGCGGCTTCGTGCCCGCGTACAGCGCGAGCAAAGGCGGCCTCGTGCAGTTGACCAAATCCCTGGCCATCGCCTGGGCTGAGGACGGCATCCGCGTCAACGCCATCGCTCCTGGCTGGATCGAGACCGCCATGACGCAACCGTTGCGCGACGACCCGGCGCGCAACCGCGCCATCCTGGAACGGACTCCGATGAAGCGCTGGGGAAAACCCGACGACATCGCCGGCGCCGCCGTTTTTCTATGTTCTCCCCAGGCCGCTTTCATCACCGGAGCGATCCTGCCCGTGGACGGCGGTTATTCCTGCACATAG
- a CDS encoding DUF5009 domain-containing protein encodes MDTPTSKPASTRLTSLDVYRGFVMFLMAAEVLRLSRVARALPESSFWKFLAYHQTHVEWAGCSLHDLIQPSFSFIVGVALPYSIASRLAKGQSPLAMTAHAIWRSVLLVFLGVFLRSTGRSQTNFTFEDTLSQIGLGYTFLFLLGFRAMRAQWIALGTILVGYWAAFALYPLPGPEFDYAKVGVAAGWPHLASPDSFVAHWNKNSNLAWAFDQWFLNLWPREKPFLFNGGGYSTLSFIPTLGTMILGLIAGGWLRSERPAIAKVKLLALAGVLCLVAGTLLHWLGVCPNVKRIWTPTWTIFSGGWCFLLLAGFYGVIDVWRCKRWAFPLVVIGLNSIAIYCMDHLINGFITSSLRTHLGPNAFKILGDACEPLVTGGAVLLVLWLILFWMYRRKIFLRI; translated from the coding sequence ATGGACACTCCCACTTCAAAACCTGCTTCGACGCGGCTGACTTCACTCGATGTCTATCGCGGTTTCGTCATGTTTCTCATGGCGGCCGAGGTGCTGCGCCTGAGCCGGGTCGCTCGCGCGCTTCCGGAAAGTTCGTTCTGGAAATTTCTGGCCTACCACCAGACGCACGTGGAATGGGCCGGATGTTCGCTGCACGATTTGATACAGCCTTCGTTCAGTTTCATCGTGGGCGTCGCGCTGCCTTACTCGATTGCCAGCCGGCTGGCCAAGGGGCAAAGCCCGTTGGCAATGACGGCCCACGCGATTTGGCGGTCGGTTCTTTTGGTTTTTCTGGGCGTGTTCCTGCGGTCCACGGGCCGCTCCCAAACCAACTTCACGTTTGAGGACACACTTAGCCAGATCGGGCTCGGTTACACGTTCCTTTTCTTGCTGGGCTTTCGCGCAATGCGGGCGCAGTGGATCGCCCTTGGAACGATTCTCGTGGGATACTGGGCTGCGTTTGCGCTGTACCCTTTGCCGGGGCCGGAATTCGATTACGCAAAAGTCGGCGTGGCCGCAGGCTGGCCGCATCTGGCCAGCCCGGACAGCTTCGTGGCGCATTGGAACAAGAACAGCAATCTGGCCTGGGCGTTCGACCAGTGGTTCCTGAATTTGTGGCCGCGCGAGAAACCTTTTCTCTTCAATGGCGGCGGATACTCGACGCTGAGTTTCATTCCAACCCTCGGCACGATGATACTCGGATTGATTGCCGGCGGATGGCTGCGCAGCGAGCGTCCAGCGATCGCCAAGGTGAAACTGCTGGCGCTGGCGGGCGTCCTCTGCCTGGTGGCTGGAACGCTGCTGCATTGGCTCGGCGTCTGCCCGAACGTGAAGCGAATCTGGACGCCGACCTGGACGATCTTCAGCGGGGGGTGGTGTTTTCTGTTATTGGCAGGGTTCTACGGCGTGATCGACGTGTGGCGGTGCAAGCGCTGGGCGTTCCCGCTCGTGGTCATCGGCTTGAACTCCATCGCCATCTATTGCATGGATCACCTGATCAACGGGTTTATCACCAGCTCACTCCGAACGCACCTGGGACCGAACGCTTTCAAAATCCTGGGCGACGCCTGCGAACCGCTGGTGACGGGCGGCGCGGTGCTGCTGGTTCTGTGGTTGATCCTGTTTTGGATGTATCGCCGCAAGATCTTTCTGCGCATTTGA
- a CDS encoding ABC transporter ATP-binding protein: MPAIVKLENFRKTYYTGEVEVHAVRGVSLEIQQGEFVAIMGASGSGKSTMMNSIGCLDRPTGGRYLLDGVDVGELGRDELADLRNSKIGFVFQGFNLLSRTSALENVELPMLYARPGVRGREQRDRALRALELVSLSDRAGHHPNQLSGGQQQRVAIARALVNQPKLLLADEPTGNLDSRTSIEIMGVFQTLNEQGMTIVMVTHELDIARYTKRSVIMRDGRVVKDTPVTDRLFASQELQKLEREQKEIQLVS, encoded by the coding sequence ATGCCTGCCATCGTAAAACTGGAGAACTTCCGCAAGACGTACTACACGGGCGAGGTCGAGGTCCATGCCGTGCGCGGTGTGTCTTTGGAAATCCAGCAGGGCGAATTCGTCGCGATCATGGGAGCAAGCGGTTCGGGCAAATCCACCATGATGAACTCCATCGGATGTCTTGACCGGCCCACGGGCGGGCGTTACTTGCTGGATGGAGTCGATGTCGGCGAGCTTGGCCGCGATGAACTGGCCGACTTGCGCAATTCGAAAATCGGGTTTGTCTTTCAGGGATTCAATCTCCTCTCCCGGACGTCTGCGCTGGAGAATGTTGAATTGCCGATGCTCTACGCCCGGCCGGGCGTGCGCGGACGAGAACAGCGCGACCGCGCCCTGCGAGCGCTCGAGTTGGTCAGCCTCAGTGATCGCGCGGGGCACCATCCGAATCAACTTTCAGGCGGCCAGCAGCAGCGGGTTGCTATCGCGCGAGCCCTCGTCAATCAACCCAAGCTCCTTCTGGCGGATGAACCCACCGGCAATCTGGACAGCCGGACGAGCATTGAGATCATGGGCGTCTTTCAAACCCTGAACGAACAAGGAATGACCATCGTCATGGTCACGCATGAACTCGACATCGCCCGCTACACCAAGCGCAGCGTGATCATGCGCGATGGCCGCGTCGTGAAGGACACTCCGGTGACAGACCGGTTGTTCGCCAGCCAGGAACTGCAAAAATTGGAACGCGAGCAAAAGGAAATCCAACTCGTCTCGTAG
- a CDS encoding FtsX-like permease family protein, with protein sequence MIIFATFKIALRALRRNTLRTLLTMLGIIIGVGAVIAVVSIGSGAKAQVEAQIASMGQNVILILSGNVSRGGFRMGFGTAGTLTREDFEAIRKEIPDVSGISPEVWASAQIAVGNQNSSSQVRGVGVDYLDIRSWKLTSGANFTEADVRNGNKVALLGKTTAELLFGDEDPVGQIIRIKNAPFTVLGLLAQKGMSGQGSDQDDIVLVPYTSAMTRLTGQTTFRSFNAQASSAKLLPSVQNDIISLLRQRHRIGPDREDDFLVRTQQEISEMATATSKVMTWLLGSVAAVSLIVGGIGIMNIMLVSVTERTREIGIRMAVGARGRDILLQFLTEAVVLSLLGGCLGICVGLLSSKVLPRLLSSLGVTTLVSPTSIVVAFLFSAVIGIFFGFYPARKASQLDPIESLRYE encoded by the coding sequence ATGATTATCTTCGCCACCTTCAAGATCGCTCTCCGCGCACTCCGGCGAAACACGCTGCGCACCCTTCTGACCATGCTGGGTATTATCATCGGCGTCGGCGCCGTCATCGCCGTCGTCAGCATTGGCAGCGGGGCGAAGGCGCAGGTCGAAGCGCAGATCGCGAGCATGGGGCAAAACGTGATCCTCATTCTCTCAGGCAACGTCTCCCGCGGCGGGTTCAGAATGGGCTTTGGCACGGCCGGGACCCTGACTCGCGAAGACTTCGAGGCCATTCGAAAAGAGATTCCCGATGTCAGCGGCATCAGCCCGGAAGTTTGGGCTTCCGCGCAAATCGCTGTGGGCAACCAGAACTCCAGCAGCCAGGTCCGGGGCGTCGGAGTCGATTACCTGGACATTCGTTCGTGGAAACTGACCAGCGGCGCAAACTTCACGGAGGCCGACGTGCGCAACGGGAACAAAGTGGCGCTGCTCGGCAAGACGACGGCGGAGTTGCTCTTCGGCGACGAGGATCCAGTCGGGCAGATCATCCGCATCAAGAATGCTCCGTTCACCGTGCTCGGTTTGCTCGCGCAGAAAGGCATGAGCGGCCAGGGCAGCGATCAGGACGATATCGTGCTGGTGCCTTACACCAGCGCGATGACAAGGCTGACCGGGCAGACGACCTTTCGATCCTTCAACGCGCAGGCCTCCAGCGCAAAACTCCTCCCCAGTGTGCAGAACGATATCATCAGCCTGCTTCGCCAGCGGCATCGCATCGGCCCGGATCGCGAGGACGATTTTCTGGTCAGAACGCAGCAGGAGATTTCGGAAATGGCTACCGCCACCTCGAAAGTCATGACGTGGCTCCTCGGCTCCGTGGCCGCGGTTTCCCTGATTGTCGGCGGAATTGGCATCATGAACATCATGCTCGTCAGCGTCACGGAACGCACGCGCGAGATTGGCATTCGCATGGCTGTGGGCGCGCGCGGCCGAGACATCCTTCTGCAATTCCTGACCGAAGCGGTCGTGCTGAGTCTGCTGGGGGGATGTCTGGGAATCTGCGTGGGATTGTTGAGTTCCAAGGTGCTCCCCAGACTCTTGAGCTCGCTTGGAGTGACGACACTGGTCTCCCCGACGTCCATCGTCGTCGCCTTCCTTTTCAGCGCGGTCATCGGCATTTTCTTCGGCTTTTATCCTGCACGGAAAGCCTCCCAACTCGACCCCATCGAATCGCTCCGGTACGAGTGA